A single genomic interval of Mucilaginibacter robiniae harbors:
- a CDS encoding NAD-dependent epimerase/dehydratase family protein codes for MILVTGATGFLGMILARQLAEQNLHFRCIKRATSVIPDELKPYQHLIEWREADILDDNALEDAFTGITQVYHCAAWVSFKQADKEPMIKTNVAGTANVVNLCLQYGARLVHVSSIAAIGRGKPDELINEKHHLEETPANNIYSISKLESEMEVWRGIAEGLDAVIVNPSVIIGASAGVDGSGKIFETVRQGMNFYTTGTCGFVDVEDVARVMIMLMDSDITAERFIVNAENWNYKDLITTAANFLNVKAPTRQAKPWMMEIAWRTAATLAGITGKDPAIDKIAAQSATETQNYDNSKLKTAIGFNYKPIWETVREICIRLNKAS; via the coding sequence ATGATTCTGGTTACCGGTGCAACAGGCTTTTTAGGCATGATACTGGCCCGGCAACTAGCTGAGCAAAATCTGCATTTCCGTTGCATTAAACGAGCTACTTCTGTAATTCCGGATGAATTAAAACCTTATCAGCATCTCATAGAGTGGCGCGAAGCCGACATATTGGATGACAATGCGCTGGAAGATGCTTTTACTGGCATTACTCAAGTATATCATTGTGCGGCCTGGGTATCTTTTAAGCAGGCTGATAAAGAACCCATGATTAAAACCAATGTTGCAGGCACAGCCAATGTAGTGAACTTGTGTTTGCAATATGGTGCCCGCCTGGTGCACGTGAGCTCAATAGCTGCCATTGGCCGTGGCAAGCCTGATGAATTAATTAATGAAAAGCACCATCTGGAAGAAACGCCGGCCAATAACATTTATTCTATCTCAAAGCTGGAGAGCGAAATGGAAGTTTGGCGCGGCATTGCTGAAGGGTTGGATGCTGTCATTGTAAATCCGTCGGTAATTATTGGAGCCAGCGCGGGTGTGGATGGCAGCGGTAAAATATTTGAAACCGTACGTCAAGGCATGAATTTTTATACTACTGGCACTTGCGGTTTTGTAGATGTAGAGGATGTTGCCCGCGTAATGATTATGCTGATGGACAGCGATATTACAGCCGAACGCTTTATTGTCAATGCCGAAAACTGGAACTATAAAGATTTAATTACCACCGCAGCCAACTTTTTAAACGTGAAAGCCCCCACCCGGCAAGCCAAGCCCTGGATGATGGAGATTGCTTGGCGAACTGCTGCCACTTTAGCCGGTATTACTGGCAAAGATCCCGCTATTGACAAGATAGCTGCACAATCAGCTACCGAAACCCAAAACTACGATAATTCGAAATTGAAGACAGCGATTGGTTTTAACTACAAACCTATTTGGGAAACTGTGCGGGAAATATGTATTAGGCTGAATAAAGCCAGTTAA
- a CDS encoding HAD-IB family phosphatase: MGQYYIIDFDSTFTQVEALDELARISLQDHPDREHIYQQIEAYTNASMEGRLSFADSLENRVKLLQANREHLHLLVKHLRKKVSPSFSRNNIFFKEHTDEVLIVSGGFKEFIIPVVTEYHIKKENIYANTFLFDEQGNIIGYDRSNPLSQEGGKVKLLKELNLQGDIYGIGDGYSDFQLKESGLIKKFFAFTENIERKSVVEKADYVTPSLDEFLYINRLPRAISYPKNRIKCLVVGQVEEDALAQMQKEGYNIRHHQEIKEEYLQEAGVLLCDEEHQPTPEQLENAGRLKVIGCFGKVSNRRVIETACDMGIIIFDDPKHNPHNTDFIPKRVIAFMNEGKTHTSCNFPDLQPPRVNNAHRLIHIHKNIPGILAQINEVFARHNMNIVGEFLVTNSQIGYVITDVNAGYDEQVLNELKAIPNTIKFRLLY, encoded by the coding sequence ATGGGGCAATATTACATTATTGATTTTGATAGTACGTTTACGCAGGTAGAGGCGCTGGATGAACTGGCCCGTATCTCTCTGCAAGACCATCCCGACCGGGAACATATTTACCAGCAAATTGAAGCTTACACCAATGCCTCAATGGAAGGCCGCTTATCATTTGCTGACAGCTTGGAAAACCGTGTTAAGCTTTTGCAGGCCAACCGTGAGCATTTGCACCTGCTGGTAAAACATCTGCGCAAAAAAGTATCACCCTCTTTTTCACGAAATAACATCTTTTTTAAAGAACATACCGATGAGGTACTGATTGTTTCGGGCGGATTTAAGGAGTTTATTATTCCGGTGGTAACCGAATACCACATCAAAAAAGAAAATATTTATGCCAATACCTTTTTGTTTGATGAGCAGGGAAACATTATAGGCTATGACCGTAGCAATCCACTTTCGCAGGAAGGTGGCAAGGTAAAACTACTGAAGGAGCTTAATCTGCAAGGCGATATTTACGGCATTGGTGATGGCTACTCAGACTTTCAGTTGAAAGAATCTGGCCTGATTAAAAAGTTCTTTGCTTTCACGGAGAATATTGAGCGAAAATCAGTAGTCGAGAAAGCTGACTACGTAACACCCAGCTTAGATGAATTTCTTTACATCAACCGTTTGCCACGGGCTATCTCCTACCCTAAAAACCGCATCAAGTGTTTGGTGGTAGGCCAGGTTGAAGAAGATGCTTTGGCACAGATGCAAAAAGAGGGTTATAACATCAGGCATCATCAGGAAATTAAAGAAGAATACTTACAGGAGGCCGGTGTACTGCTGTGCGATGAAGAACATCAACCCACGCCCGAACAACTGGAAAACGCTGGCCGGCTTAAAGTAATTGGCTGTTTCGGAAAGGTAAGTAACCGCCGAGTTATAGAAACAGCTTGTGATATGGGCATTATCATTTTTGACGACCCTAAGCACAACCCGCATAATACTGATTTTATTCCAAAGCGGGTGATCGCGTTCATGAATGAGGGTAAAACACACACCAGCTGCAACTTTCCGGATTTGCAGCCACCACGTGTAAACAACGCACACCGCTTAATTCATATTCATAAAAACATACCGGGTATTTTGGCGCAAATTAATGAAGTATTTGCCAGGCACAACATGAATATAGTAGGTGAGTTTCTGGTTACTAATTCACAGATTGGTTATGTGATTACCGACGTAAATGCCGGTTATGATGAGCAGGTGCTCAACGAGCTGAAAGCCATTCCGAATACTATCAAGTTTAGGTTGCTGTACTAA
- a CDS encoding universal stress protein, whose product MEISKIIIGIDNSKYAEHAAAYGFDLARKIGAAVGLVNIIEPVPSTITPATDTTLGMPFEGTPNLVYNDIMDAQNEASSTIVKSTVDKYGQGLNVSYFNEYGSSSDGILSCAAQFGASLIVVGTHHRSGLDRLLMGSVAESIIRNADIPVLVVPLPEENKS is encoded by the coding sequence ATGGAAATTTCAAAAATAATAATCGGCATTGATAATAGTAAATACGCTGAACATGCTGCGGCTTACGGCTTTGATCTGGCTCGTAAAATTGGTGCTGCAGTGGGTTTAGTAAACATTATTGAGCCTGTACCATCTACTATTACACCGGCAACCGATACTACCTTAGGGATGCCATTTGAAGGAACGCCCAATTTAGTATATAATGATATAATGGATGCACAAAATGAAGCATCTTCTACGATTGTTAAAAGTACTGTTGATAAATACGGGCAAGGTTTAAATGTATCTTATTTTAATGAGTACGGTTCCAGTTCGGATGGTATTTTGAGCTGTGCTGCGCAGTTTGGGGCGAGCCTGATAGTAGTAGGTACACATCACCGCAGTGGACTAGATCGTTTGCTGATGGGCAGCGTGGCAGAATCTATTATCCGCAATGCCGATATCCCGGTGCTGGTAGTACCTTTGCCCGAAGAAAATAAAAGTTAA
- a CDS encoding formimidoylglutamase — translation MSLSDFFTPVDVTRIIPGQGYNPNQMGSKLEVYVYEFPDLEEQKPDVVIIGVQDDRNATGNTGCALGPDYIREKLYRLYQGSYDTKIYDLGNIRQGASVSDTYFALKTAVSTLIKLDIVPVIIGGGQDLTYAQYLAYEDMEQRVDLVVVDSRFDLDEVADMEETDATTSASYLNKIFLYEPNYLFNFSNLGYQTYFVSQESLRVMDTLFFDVHRLGELTGHINVTEPIIRNASMLSFDIGAIRSSDAAGNANATPNGFYGEEACQICRYAGFNDKLSSIGFYEFNPAYDSNGQTAMLVAEMIWYFIDGFYNRKQDFPLQPKSQYLVYKTTLKHDEHEIVFVKSKKSDRWWMQVPYPTGGSMNERYHLVPCRYEDYTTAVSGEMPDLWWRTYQKLV, via the coding sequence ATGTCGTTATCGGATTTTTTTACCCCTGTTGATGTAACCCGAATTATACCCGGCCAAGGCTATAACCCTAACCAAATGGGTAGTAAACTGGAGGTGTATGTTTATGAGTTTCCTGACTTAGAAGAGCAAAAGCCCGATGTGGTCATTATCGGTGTGCAGGATGATCGTAACGCTACGGGTAACACGGGCTGTGCCTTAGGCCCTGATTATATACGCGAAAAGTTATACCGGCTTTACCAGGGTAGTTACGATACCAAAATTTATGATTTGGGCAACATACGACAGGGTGCTTCGGTAAGTGATACTTACTTTGCCTTGAAAACGGCAGTATCTACTTTAATTAAGCTGGATATTGTACCAGTCATTATAGGCGGCGGGCAGGATTTAACTTACGCCCAGTACCTAGCCTATGAAGACATGGAGCAACGGGTTGATTTGGTGGTGGTAGATTCACGCTTTGACCTGGATGAAGTAGCCGACATGGAAGAAACCGATGCCACTACTTCAGCATCTTATCTGAATAAAATCTTTCTGTACGAGCCTAACTACTTATTCAACTTCAGTAACTTGGGTTACCAAACTTACTTTGTGAGCCAGGAAAGCCTGCGGGTAATGGATACTTTGTTTTTTGATGTACACCGTTTGGGTGAACTAACCGGACATATCAATGTAACGGAACCTATAATCCGCAATGCTAGCATGCTGAGCTTTGATATTGGCGCTATCCGTTCATCAGATGCAGCAGGGAATGCCAATGCTACGCCCAATGGCTTTTATGGGGAAGAAGCCTGTCAGATCTGTCGTTATGCGGGCTTTAATGATAAGCTAAGCTCTATCGGCTTTTATGAGTTTAACCCAGCTTATGATAGTAACGGACAAACCGCCATGCTGGTAGCCGAAATGATATGGTATTTCATAGATGGTTTTTATAACCGGAAACAGGATTTTCCACTACAGCCTAAATCGCAATATCTGGTTTATAAAACCACTTTAAAGCACGATGAGCATGAAATTGTATTCGTGAAAAGTAAAAAATCAGATCGTTGGTGGATGCAGGTGCCTTACCCAACCGGCGGCTCCATGAACGAGCGATACCACCTGGTACCTTGCCGGTATGAAGATTACACTACGGCAGTATCAGGCGAAATGCCCGACTTGTGGTGGCGTACCTACCAAAAACTGGTTTAA
- a CDS encoding branched-chain amino acid aminotransferase, protein MTETLDLKITRTAHSRLAETDFNQLQFGHTFTDHMLVADYADGEWKNFQILPYGELSLLPSISALHYGQAFFEGLKAYKQQDGSVSVFRPDKNAARFNKSAQRLSMPEMPEDLFIQSVAALVDVERDWIPTADNHSLYIRPVMFATDPYLGVVASKTYKFVVLTCPVGPYFTKPLRVKFETQYTRAAEGGFGYAKAAGNYAGAMLPTRKAIEEGFDQMIWTDAKEHLYAEEMGAANVMFMIDGKLITPSTRDTILDGVTRDTVLALAHDMGIPVEERRVAISELVEGAKSGKLTDAFGAGTAATIAPIGTINYQGEDYKLSDPATREFSNKLFQTLNDIRYGRVSDTHGWNYKV, encoded by the coding sequence ATTACTGAAACGCTTGACCTTAAAATAACCCGCACCGCACATTCACGTCTTGCTGAAACCGACTTTAACCAGTTACAGTTTGGCCATACATTTACAGACCACATGCTGGTAGCTGATTATGCCGACGGTGAATGGAAAAATTTCCAGATTTTACCTTATGGCGAACTCAGCTTATTGCCTTCTATTTCGGCCTTGCATTACGGACAGGCTTTTTTTGAAGGCTTAAAAGCGTATAAACAACAGGATGGCAGCGTTTCTGTTTTTCGGCCAGATAAAAATGCCGCCCGTTTCAACAAATCAGCCCAGCGCCTGAGCATGCCAGAGATGCCGGAAGATCTGTTCATTCAAAGCGTTGCAGCCTTAGTAGATGTAGAACGCGACTGGATTCCTACAGCTGATAACCATTCGTTGTATATCCGTCCGGTAATGTTTGCTACCGACCCATACCTGGGCGTAGTAGCTTCTAAAACCTATAAATTTGTGGTGCTTACCTGTCCGGTTGGCCCATATTTTACCAAGCCTTTGCGCGTAAAATTTGAAACTCAGTACACCCGTGCTGCCGAAGGTGGCTTTGGTTATGCCAAAGCAGCAGGCAACTATGCAGGCGCCATGCTGCCTACCCGTAAAGCTATTGAAGAAGGGTTTGACCAAATGATCTGGACCGACGCTAAAGAACACCTATATGCTGAAGAAATGGGCGCAGCTAACGTTATGTTCATGATTGATGGTAAACTGATCACTCCATCTACCCGCGATACGATTTTGGATGGTGTAACGCGCGATACAGTACTTGCACTAGCTCATGATATGGGAATACCCGTTGAGGAACGTCGTGTAGCCATCAGCGAATTAGTAGAAGGTGCTAAAAGCGGTAAACTAACGGATGCCTTTGGTGCCGGTACAGCAGCTACAATTGCGCCAATAGGTACTATCAATTACCAGGGTGAGGATTACAAGTTGAGCGATCCTGCCACACGTGAATTCTCCAACAAATTATTCCAAACTCTGAACGATATTCGTTACGGCCGTGTATCTGACACTCATGGCTGGAACTATAAAGTTTAA
- a CDS encoding aminotransferase class I/II-fold pyridoxal phosphate-dependent enzyme: MDLFDKISKNVGGPIGQHQKWSHGYFSFPKLEGEIGPHMEFNGKEHVIWSLNNYLGLANHPEVREADAQAAADYGLAYPMGARMMSGNTKYHEELEQGLAKFVGMQDAFLLNYGYQGMVSIIDTLVDRNDVIVYDAESHACIIDGVRLHMGKRFVYQHNDIASCEKQLERATRLTEQSGGGILLITEGVFGMSGAQGKLKEIIALKEKYNFRLLVDDAHGFGTMGKTGAGTHEAQDCVEGIDVYFGTFAKSMAGIGAFVASSTEIVSYLRYNMRSQTFAKALPMPMVMGLRKRFELLKSKPELREKLWQVATALQHGLKERGFDIGVTNTMVTPVFLKGDLFEATSLTRDLRENYGIFCSIVVYPVIPKGLIILRLIPTATHSMEDVERTLNAYSEVAEKLKAGYYKEDKMAVA, encoded by the coding sequence GTGGATTTATTTGATAAAATATCGAAAAACGTTGGTGGCCCAATAGGTCAGCATCAGAAATGGTCACATGGTTACTTTTCTTTTCCTAAGCTGGAAGGTGAAATTGGGCCACACATGGAATTTAACGGTAAAGAACATGTAATCTGGAGCTTAAATAACTATCTGGGTCTGGCTAATCATCCTGAAGTTCGTGAAGCTGATGCGCAAGCAGCTGCTGATTATGGCTTAGCATATCCAATGGGTGCCCGCATGATGTCTGGTAATACCAAATACCATGAAGAACTAGAACAGGGCTTAGCCAAGTTTGTAGGTATGCAGGATGCTTTTTTGCTGAACTATGGTTATCAGGGTATGGTATCAATCATTGATACACTGGTTGATCGTAATGATGTTATTGTGTACGATGCTGAGTCGCACGCTTGTATTATTGATGGCGTCCGCTTGCACATGGGTAAGCGCTTTGTTTACCAGCATAATGATATTGCCAGCTGCGAAAAACAACTTGAGCGTGCTACCAGGTTAACTGAACAAAGCGGTGGCGGTATATTATTGATCACTGAAGGTGTTTTTGGTATGTCGGGCGCACAAGGCAAGCTGAAAGAAATTATTGCACTTAAAGAAAAATACAACTTCCGGTTGCTGGTTGATGATGCACATGGTTTTGGCACTATGGGTAAAACCGGTGCAGGCACACATGAGGCGCAGGATTGTGTAGAAGGTATAGATGTGTACTTTGGTACCTTCGCCAAATCAATGGCTGGTATAGGGGCTTTTGTTGCTTCTAGTACAGAGATTGTAAGCTATTTACGCTACAATATGCGGTCGCAAACTTTTGCTAAGGCTTTGCCTATGCCAATGGTAATGGGTCTGCGTAAACGCTTTGAACTGCTTAAGTCAAAACCTGAATTACGTGAAAAGCTTTGGCAAGTTGCTACAGCACTGCAACACGGGTTAAAAGAGCGTGGCTTTGATATTGGTGTAACCAACACTATGGTAACCCCTGTATTTTTAAAAGGTGACTTATTTGAAGCTACCAGTTTAACACGTGACTTGCGTGAGAACTATGGCATTTTCTGTTCTATCGTAGTTTATCCAGTTATTCCGAAAGGGTTGATTATACTGCGCTTAATACCAACAGCAACACACAGTATGGAAGATGTGGAGCGCACACTTAACGCTTATAGCGAAGTAGCTGAAAAGTTAAAAGCAGGTTATTACAAAGAAGATAAAATGGCTGTTGCCTAA
- the ftsA gene encoding cell division protein FtsA, with product MEKSAPKEKNSPIVVGLDIGTTKICAIVGRRSKNGKIEVLGIGKAESAGVTRGMVSNIDKTVQGINQSVEVAGSQSNVEIRVVNVGIAGQHIKSLQHRGLITRRDLNTEIGRKDIDKLIEDMYNLVMPPGEEIIHVLPQEFTVDNEPGIKDPIGMSGVRLEANFHIISGQVTAIKNIVKCVTKAHLESQELILEPLASSESVLSEEEKEAGVVLVDIGGGTTDVAIFHEGIIRHTAVIPFGGNSITEDIREGCSVMRNIAEQLKVRFGSALADENRENEIVCVPGLRGRDAKEISVKNLAYIIQARIEEIIEHVYYEIKSSGYEKKLIAGIVITGGGAQLKHLPQLVEYVTGLDCRVGYPNEHLAKNEHLPKNIYEELQSPTFATGIGLLIKGIQKMEYNNVADYNQPEVKTEKVKYTDDRKFGLLGKILETGKKFIKDDIKDEDFLK from the coding sequence ATGGAAAAAAGTGCACCGAAAGAGAAAAATTCGCCAATTGTAGTAGGGTTAGATATTGGTACTACCAAAATTTGCGCTATTGTTGGCCGTAGAAGCAAAAATGGAAAGATTGAAGTACTAGGCATTGGCAAAGCCGAGTCGGCAGGTGTTACCCGTGGGATGGTATCGAACATAGACAAAACCGTACAAGGCATAAACCAATCAGTTGAAGTAGCTGGCTCACAATCAAACGTAGAGATCAGAGTAGTAAATGTAGGTATTGCCGGTCAGCATATTAAAAGTTTACAGCACCGTGGGTTAATTACCCGTCGTGATTTGAATACCGAAATCGGCCGTAAGGATATTGACAAGCTGATTGAGGATATGTATAACTTAGTGATGCCACCGGGGGAAGAGATTATACATGTACTACCGCAAGAATTTACTGTAGATAATGAGCCGGGAATTAAAGATCCGATTGGGATGTCGGGTGTACGGCTGGAGGCTAATTTCCATATCATTTCGGGGCAGGTAACAGCTATCAAGAATATTGTAAAATGTGTAACTAAAGCACATTTAGAAAGCCAGGAGCTTATATTGGAGCCTTTGGCATCGTCAGAATCGGTATTAAGCGAAGAAGAAAAAGAAGCCGGCGTAGTGCTGGTAGATATTGGTGGTGGTACTACCGATGTGGCTATCTTCCATGAAGGTATTATTCGCCACACTGCAGTAATTCCGTTTGGGGGAAATAGTATTACTGAAGATATTCGCGAAGGTTGTTCGGTAATGCGCAATATTGCTGAGCAACTGAAAGTGAGATTTGGTTCTGCTTTGGCTGATGAAAACCGAGAAAATGAAATTGTGTGCGTGCCTGGCTTACGTGGCCGTGATGCTAAAGAAATTTCAGTAAAAAACCTGGCTTACATTATCCAGGCCCGTATTGAAGAAATTATTGAGCATGTATATTACGAAATCAAATCATCAGGTTACGAAAAGAAACTGATTGCAGGTATTGTAATTACAGGTGGTGGCGCACAACTAAAACATTTACCACAATTGGTAGAGTATGTAACCGGTTTAGATTGCCGTGTAGGTTACCCTAATGAACACCTGGCTAAAAATGAGCATTTGCCAAAAAATATTTATGAAGAGCTGCAAAGTCCAACATTTGCTACAGGTATTGGTTTATTAATTAAAGGCATTCAAAAAATGGAGTATAATAACGTTGCCGATTACAATCAGCCAGAAGTTAAAACCGAGAAAGTAAAATATACCGACGATCGGAAATTTGGCTTACTGGGTAAGATACTGGAAACCGGTAAAAAGTTTATTAAAGATGACATTAAAGACGAAGACTTTTTAAAATAA
- the ftsZ gene encoding cell division protein FtsZ produces MQFEMLKEKSSIIKVVGVGGGGGNAVNHMYKQGITGVDFIICNTDAQALELSPIPNKVQLGSSLTEGMGAGSIPEVGKNSAIENIEDVKRMLGTTTKMLFITAGMGGGTGTGASPIIAKAARELDILTVGIVTTPFSFEGKRRKLQAEEGLEELKKYVDSFLVISNDRLRQIFGNLTLGSAFAQADDILTTAAKGIAEIITHPGYINVDFKDVRTVMKDSGVSIMGSYSAEGDSRALRAVEGALSSPLLKDNQIEGARYILLNISSGSKEVTMDEVSIITDYIQEEAGLSADLIWGNCIDEALGEKISVTIIATGFQTNDEREKELSNKKVVSMLMPENTPLVKPVNEFVKPGKEEVPVSRPKEVQQKTSGLFDTATHGDDSGIIRHNLIDDAPQAMSEEEPSDLVYKVADSVMNFEPAREVLVQPEPEPQPVPNADDHKTDESIEEQLRKSRERIMRLKDLSMKLRNGNIQEMENVPAYRRKEISLQQTPASNESQISKFSLSENDGNTEIRRNNSFLHDNVD; encoded by the coding sequence ATGCAATTTGAGATGTTAAAAGAAAAGTCGTCAATCATTAAAGTAGTTGGTGTTGGCGGCGGCGGCGGCAATGCAGTAAACCACATGTACAAACAAGGTATTACCGGTGTTGACTTCATTATTTGCAACACAGATGCACAGGCGCTTGAGCTAAGCCCTATACCTAATAAGGTACAATTGGGTTCTAGCTTAACCGAAGGCATGGGAGCAGGTTCAATACCCGAAGTAGGTAAAAACTCGGCTATTGAAAACATTGAAGATGTAAAACGTATGCTGGGTACCACTACCAAAATGCTATTTATTACTGCTGGTATGGGCGGTGGTACTGGTACTGGTGCAAGCCCTATTATTGCCAAGGCAGCTCGCGAACTGGATATATTAACCGTAGGTATTGTAACTACACCTTTTTCATTTGAAGGTAAACGCCGTAAGTTACAGGCTGAAGAAGGTTTGGAAGAACTAAAGAAGTATGTAGATTCTTTTTTAGTGATTTCGAACGACAGATTACGTCAGATATTTGGCAACCTGACATTAGGTTCAGCATTTGCACAAGCCGACGATATATTAACCACAGCAGCTAAAGGTATTGCTGAAATAATAACTCATCCTGGTTACATCAACGTTGACTTTAAAGACGTACGCACTGTAATGAAGGATAGCGGTGTATCTATCATGGGTAGTTATTCTGCCGAAGGTGATAGCCGTGCCCTGCGTGCTGTAGAAGGTGCTTTATCATCGCCATTGTTAAAAGATAACCAAATTGAAGGTGCTCGTTACATCCTGTTAAACATCAGTTCAGGTAGTAAAGAAGTAACCATGGATGAAGTAAGCATCATTACAGATTACATACAGGAAGAAGCTGGTTTATCAGCCGATTTAATCTGGGGTAACTGTATAGATGAAGCTTTGGGCGAAAAAATTTCAGTTACCATTATTGCTACTGGTTTCCAAACTAACGATGAGCGTGAAAAGGAACTGAGCAACAAGAAAGTGGTATCTATGTTGATGCCTGAAAATACACCACTGGTAAAACCGGTGAATGAGTTTGTAAAACCTGGTAAGGAAGAAGTACCAGTAAGCCGTCCTAAAGAAGTACAGCAAAAAACAAGCGGTTTGTTTGATACTGCTACCCATGGTGACGATTCAGGTATTATCCGTCATAACCTGATTGATGATGCGCCGCAAGCCATGAGCGAAGAGGAGCCAAGTGATTTGGTGTATAAGGTAGCTGACTCGGTTATGAACTTTGAACCAGCCCGTGAAGTGTTGGTACAACCAGAGCCAGAACCTCAACCTGTACCAAACGCTGATGACCATAAAACTGACGAGTCTATTGAGGAGCAACTGCGTAAATCACGTGAGCGTATTATGCGCCTGAAAGATTTAAGCATGAAATTACGCAACGGTAATATTCAGGAGATGGAAAATGTACCTGCTTACCGTCGTAAAGAGATTTCATTACAGCAAACTCCGGCTTCTAACGAGAGCCAGATTTCTAAGTTCTCTTTATCAGAAAATGACGGCAACACAGAAATACGCCGTAACAATTCTTTTCTACACGATAATGTAGATTAA
- a CDS encoding histone H1: MEKFTQVKNLIASLEADAEKFYNKGNSAAGTRVRKGMQDLKNLAQAIRLEVQDSKNKTEEK; encoded by the coding sequence ATGGAAAAATTTACCCAGGTAAAAAACCTTATCGCATCTTTAGAAGCTGATGCCGAAAAATTTTACAACAAAGGCAATAGTGCAGCCGGAACCCGCGTACGTAAAGGTATGCAAGACCTGAAAAACTTAGCCCAAGCGATTCGCCTGGAAGTTCAGGATTCAAAAAATAAAACAGAAGAGAAGTAA